A part of Thermoflexus hugenholtzii JAD2 genomic DNA contains:
- a CDS encoding GntR family transcriptional regulator, with protein MGRAEAEREALKRFLLQEPLDRDGPVPLHEQIRERLVRAIQAAHIPVHRRLPSERLLAEWFGVNRLTVRQAVQELIRQGYLYARPGKGTFVAQVRVHQPLQWLTSFTEDMAARGMKASSRVLGQRVLPAPPEVAQRLGIEVGAEVVQLERLRPADGGPMALETAYLPHARCPGLLSFDFSRLSLYEVLRKHYGLRLDRAEQVIRVVVLSAREARWFGLPAGSPAFLFERVTFLESGEAIEFVRSLYRGDRYAFQVHLFTPK; from the coding sequence ATGGGCCGCGCGGAAGCGGAGCGGGAGGCGCTGAAGCGGTTCCTGTTGCAGGAGCCGCTGGATCGGGACGGGCCGGTTCCCCTTCACGAGCAGATCCGGGAGCGTTTGGTGCGGGCGATCCAGGCGGCGCACATCCCGGTTCATCGCCGGCTGCCTTCGGAGCGCCTGCTGGCGGAGTGGTTCGGGGTCAACCGTCTGACGGTGCGTCAGGCGGTGCAGGAGCTGATCCGCCAGGGGTATCTTTACGCCCGGCCGGGGAAGGGGACCTTCGTCGCGCAGGTTCGGGTGCATCAACCCCTTCAGTGGTTGACCAGCTTCACGGAGGACATGGCCGCGCGGGGGATGAAGGCCTCCAGTCGGGTGCTGGGCCAGCGGGTTCTCCCGGCCCCTCCGGAGGTGGCCCAGCGTCTGGGGATTGAGGTAGGAGCGGAGGTGGTGCAGCTGGAGCGGTTGCGGCCGGCGGATGGGGGGCCCATGGCGCTGGAGACCGCGTATCTTCCCCACGCGCGGTGCCCGGGGTTGCTCTCCTTCGATTTCTCTCGGCTTTCGCTCTATGAGGTGTTGCGGAAGCATTATGGGCTACGTCTGGACCGTGCGGAGCAGGTGATCCGGGTGGTGGTTCTCTCCGCCCGGGAGGCGCGCTGGTTCGGGCTGCCCGCGGGCTCGCCGGCTTTCCTCTTCGAACGGGTCACCTTTCTGGAGAGCGGTGAGGCCATCGAGTTCGTGCGATCCCTCTACCGAGGAGATCGCTATGCGTTCCAGGTCCATCTTTTTACCCCGAAGTGA
- a CDS encoding Type 1 glutamine amidotransferase-like domain-containing protein codes for MGQKGPLRWRSGSGWLVLCGGEEAEEVHRMALARSAPGLAVVVAAAETPETARAYEHRYRAWGGPPCRVLTLRSREEAFQTAHTRMLLEARLILIADGDIRRLLETFFDTPALQAMLTAYHAGAVLVGIGAGAEAMGTWVLRSGREETLGAWGWLPGAFVVSHYTPEAARALQAALHRRPFAYGIGLAEGAALALGPHDQIERWGAGEITVIFGARWLHPG; via the coding sequence ATGGGACAGAAAGGGCCTTTGCGGTGGCGGAGCGGATCCGGCTGGCTGGTGCTGTGCGGCGGGGAGGAGGCTGAGGAGGTGCATCGGATGGCCCTGGCCCGGAGCGCTCCCGGGCTGGCGGTGGTGGTGGCGGCGGCGGAGACGCCGGAGACCGCCCGCGCCTATGAGCACCGGTATCGCGCGTGGGGAGGCCCCCCATGCCGGGTGCTCACCCTACGCTCCCGGGAGGAGGCCTTCCAGACCGCCCACACTCGCATGCTGCTGGAGGCCCGCCTGATCCTGATCGCCGACGGAGACATCCGCCGCCTGCTGGAGACGTTCTTCGACACGCCAGCCCTCCAGGCGATGCTCACCGCCTATCACGCCGGGGCCGTGCTGGTCGGGATAGGGGCCGGCGCCGAAGCGATGGGGACATGGGTGCTGCGGTCCGGCCGGGAGGAAACCCTCGGCGCCTGGGGCTGGCTCCCCGGCGCCTTTGTGGTCAGCCACTACACGCCCGAAGCCGCCCGCGCCCTTCAGGCCGCCCTCCATCGGCGTCCCTTCGCCTACGGCATCGGCCTGGCCGAAGGAGCCGCCCTGGCCCTGGGCCCCCACGACCAGATCGAGCGCTGGGGCGCCGGCGAGATCACGGTGATCTTCGGTGCCCGCTGGCTGCATCCCGGATGA
- a CDS encoding sugar isomerase domain-containing protein → MSWVLYREVVMDQLQQAFEVNRESIPAAAERIARAVAEDRIVHVFGSGHSQLVALDVVGRAGGFANVNPLFDPLFGRAERVEQFAAALLSAHRFQPGDVLIVISHSGRNPAPVEVALQGRAQGLPVIAVTAVAFSRSLPSRHSSGRRLFELADVVLDTLGAPGDAAVALGPELSAGPTSTVVGAALLQAVMVEAAARLLAMGIRPPLFRSGNVEGADAQNHALRLRYHGRVFPLI, encoded by the coding sequence ATGAGCTGGGTTTTGTATCGCGAGGTTGTGATGGATCAGCTCCAGCAGGCCTTTGAGGTGAACCGGGAGTCGATCCCGGCGGCGGCGGAGCGCATCGCCCGGGCGGTGGCGGAGGATCGGATCGTGCACGTCTTCGGCAGCGGCCACTCCCAGCTGGTCGCCCTGGATGTGGTGGGCCGGGCTGGGGGTTTTGCGAACGTCAATCCCCTCTTCGATCCGCTCTTCGGGCGGGCGGAACGGGTGGAGCAGTTCGCCGCGGCTCTCCTGTCCGCGCACCGCTTCCAGCCCGGGGATGTGCTCATTGTGATCTCCCATTCCGGCCGCAACCCGGCCCCGGTGGAGGTGGCCCTCCAGGGTCGCGCCCAGGGCCTTCCGGTGATCGCCGTGACCGCCGTCGCCTTCAGCCGCTCGTTGCCCTCGCGGCATTCCTCCGGCCGGCGCCTCTTCGAGCTCGCGGACGTGGTCCTGGACACCCTGGGGGCTCCGGGGGATGCGGCCGTGGCCCTGGGGCCGGAGCTCTCCGCGGGGCCCACCTCCACTGTGGTGGGGGCGGCGCTGCTCCAGGCGGTGATGGTGGAGGCCGCAGCCCGCCTCCTCGCCATGGGAATCCGCCCGCCCCTCTTCCGATCCGGGAACGTGGAGGGGGCGGACGCGCAGAATCACGCCCTCCGGCTGCGTTACCATGGGCGGGTGTTCCCCCTGATCTGA
- a CDS encoding helical backbone metal receptor — translation MLETSSPPIWDLEGRPFRPDRPLQRIVSLVPSLTETLFELGLGDRVVGRTDYCRHPPEAQSIPSVGGTKNPDLARIQALCPDVVFVNVEENRRSDALALAAGGIPVAVSFPRSVREAIALIRWLAGIFELRAPPVLEEIEALYAERCRAGPARRPRVFCPIWRDPWMTFNAETYAHDLLVLCGGENVFARRRRRYPLSADLNPALPARPADRDHRYPRLSTEEIRAAEPELILLPDEPYPFRPEDTGWVRALFADTPAGRAGRVRWIEGSLLFWHGTRLRHALRILPQALAD, via the coding sequence ATGCTCGAAACGTCCTCCCCCCCAATCTGGGATCTGGAAGGACGGCCCTTCCGGCCCGACCGTCCGCTCCAGCGTATTGTCTCCCTGGTGCCCAGCCTCACGGAGACGCTGTTCGAGCTGGGGCTGGGGGATCGGGTGGTGGGACGCACGGATTACTGCCGCCACCCGCCTGAGGCCCAATCGATCCCCTCCGTGGGGGGGACGAAAAACCCGGACCTCGCCCGCATCCAAGCGCTGTGCCCGGACGTGGTGTTCGTCAACGTGGAGGAGAACCGGCGATCAGACGCCCTCGCCCTCGCGGCTGGGGGGATCCCGGTGGCCGTCTCGTTCCCCCGCTCGGTGAGGGAAGCCATCGCCCTGATCCGCTGGCTGGCCGGGATCTTCGAGCTTCGCGCGCCGCCGGTCCTGGAGGAGATCGAAGCGCTCTACGCCGAGCGGTGCCGCGCCGGGCCGGCCCGGCGTCCCCGGGTCTTCTGCCCCATCTGGAGGGATCCGTGGATGACTTTCAACGCGGAGACCTACGCCCACGACCTGCTCGTCCTGTGCGGGGGCGAGAACGTCTTCGCCCGCCGACGGCGACGCTACCCGCTGTCAGCGGACCTCAATCCCGCCCTGCCCGCCCGCCCGGCCGACCGGGACCATCGCTACCCGCGCCTCTCCACGGAAGAAATCCGGGCAGCAGAGCCCGAGCTGATCCTCCTCCCCGACGAGCCCTACCCGTTCCGGCCCGAGGACACCGGATGGGTGCGGGCGCTGTTCGCGGACACGCCCGCCGGGCGCGCGGGCCGGGTGCGCTGGATCGAGGGGAGTCTGCTCTTCTGGCACGGCACCCGCCTGCGACACGCCCTGCGGATCCTGCCGCAAGCGCTGGCCGATTGA
- a CDS encoding UbiX family flavin prenyltransferase — MAQRLIVGISGASGVIYGIRLLEVLRSNPEIETHLVLSPAARRTIVEETDYTVRQVLELADVVYPFHDIGAAIASGSFRTMGMVIIPCSIKTLGAIVSGYTADLMSRAADVTLKEGRPLVLVVRETPLHLGHLDLMRRAARMGAVIMPPVPAFYGRPRTLQDLIDQTVGRVLLRLGIENDLYTRWKESS; from the coding sequence ATGGCGCAACGACTGATCGTGGGGATCAGCGGGGCCAGTGGGGTGATCTACGGGATCCGCCTGCTGGAAGTGCTCCGCTCCAACCCGGAGATCGAGACCCACCTCGTCCTCAGCCCCGCCGCCCGCCGGACGATTGTGGAGGAGACCGACTACACGGTCCGCCAGGTCCTGGAGCTGGCGGATGTGGTTTATCCTTTCCATGACATCGGGGCCGCCATCGCCTCCGGCTCCTTTCGGACCATGGGGATGGTGATCATCCCCTGCTCCATCAAGACGCTGGGGGCCATCGTCAGCGGCTACACAGCGGACCTGATGAGCCGGGCGGCCGACGTCACCCTGAAGGAGGGCCGTCCCCTGGTCCTGGTGGTGCGGGAGACCCCTCTGCATCTGGGCCATCTGGACCTGATGCGGCGGGCGGCGCGGATGGGGGCGGTGATCATGCCTCCCGTCCCCGCCTTCTACGGGCGGCCCCGCACCCTCCAGGACCTGATCGATCAGACCGTGGGGCGGGTGCTCCTGCGCCTGGGGATCGAGAACGATCTCTACACCCGCTGGAAGGAGAGCTCATGA
- a CDS encoding polyprenol monophosphomannose synthase — translation MRTIVVVPTYNEAENLPQLVRALLDLGLPDLRILVVDDRSPDGTGEVAEALARAHPGRLLVCHRDGPRGLGPAYREGFRLALETDAEAIVQMDADLSHPPAAIPQMLERMPDCHVVVGSRYVPGGRVDPRWGPGRYWLSRWGNFYARAVLGLKVRDATAGFKCWRRDALARMPLDRVRSTGYIFQVEMAYIAQRLGYRVCEIPIFFEDRRVGRSKMDWRIKIEAALRVWELRWRYRDLRPIARENLR, via the coding sequence ATGAGAACCATCGTCGTGGTCCCCACGTATAACGAAGCGGAGAACCTCCCCCAGCTGGTCCGGGCCCTGCTGGACCTGGGGCTGCCGGACCTGCGCATCCTGGTGGTGGACGACCGGTCGCCGGATGGGACGGGGGAGGTGGCCGAGGCGCTGGCCCGAGCACATCCCGGCCGCCTCCTGGTGTGCCATCGGGACGGGCCTCGCGGGCTGGGGCCGGCGTATCGGGAAGGCTTCCGCCTCGCCCTCGAGACCGACGCCGAGGCCATCGTGCAGATGGACGCCGACCTCTCTCACCCGCCCGCGGCCATCCCTCAGATGTTAGAACGGATGCCCGACTGTCACGTCGTGGTGGGCTCCCGTTACGTGCCGGGGGGACGGGTGGATCCGCGCTGGGGGCCCGGCCGCTACTGGCTGAGCCGCTGGGGGAACTTCTACGCCCGCGCGGTCCTGGGCCTCAAGGTCCGGGACGCGACGGCGGGCTTCAAATGCTGGCGCCGGGATGCCCTGGCGCGCATGCCCCTGGACCGTGTTCGATCCACCGGCTATATCTTCCAGGTGGAGATGGCCTACATCGCCCAGCGCCTGGGCTACCGGGTGTGCGAGATTCCCATCTTCTTTGAAGATCGGCGGGTCGGGCGCTCTAAGATGGACTGGCGGATCAAGATCGAGGCGGCCCTGCGGGTGTGGGAGCTCCGCTGGCGCTATCGGGATCTGCGGCCCATCGCCCGGGAGAACCTCCGGTAA